The following proteins are encoded in a genomic region of Fusarium oxysporum f. sp. lycopersici 4287 chromosome 1, whole genome shotgun sequence:
- a CDS encoding DNA repair protein RAD50 has product MAASPPTPERRTSSDSTLDVERDGAHAANGHSQDPTAAEATSEGAETTPAGSNPSPGAPEAGDPEAGRTKSETILVVGALCLALFLAALDTTIITTAVPTIANEFHSSQGYIWIGSAYLLGNAAFVPTWGKISDIFGRKPVLLAAAVIFWIGSLLCAVSNGMPMLIASRAIQGIGGGGLIVLPNIAISDLFSMRNRGMYFGILGMVWALASAVGPILGGVFTSQVTWRWCFYINLPISAVAIVILVFVLKLHNPRTPVKEGLLALDWPGSILIIGGTIMWLLGLELGGVSFPWDSATTICLIVFGIFVVGLFLVYEWKVAKFPVLPIRLFHTQNSVASYGVGFTHAFVFMSGSYWLPLYYQGVLGASSLLSGVYLLPYVLSLSFVSAGAGIYIKKTGNYKLVIVLGLIITVIGFGLFINLEPRANWAKIIIFQIVAGIGIGPNFQAPLIALQTNVEPRDIGSATSCFSFIRQLGTSISVVVGGVIFNNKMESQYPRLKEELGSELADRLSGSNAAGSVELVGSLTGHDGKVAKTAFWKSLQTMYIVYACFAGLSLIISLMIKQVNLSKEHKEHKTGLKSLKRRDDEKEEVDAAEGVTTGNEKTTDN; this is encoded by the coding sequence ATGGCCgcttcaccaccaacaccagagCGGAGGACTAGCTCAGATAGTACTCTTGATGTTGAACGAGATGGAGCCCATGCAGCGAATGGACACTCCCAAGACCCTACAGCGGCCGAAGCAACTTCCGAAGGAGCGGAGACGACACCGGCCGGCAGTAACCCATCTCCCGGAGCACCTGAGGCCGGTGACCCCGAGGCCGGACGGACCAAGTCGGAGACAATCTTGGTAGTTGGTGCTCTATGTCTTGCGCTCTTCCTTGCCGCTTTGGATACTACCATTATTACCACAGCCGTTCCTACTATTGCCAACGAGTTTCACTCAAGTCAGGGTTACATCTGGATAGGAAGTGCATATCTGTTGGGCAACGCCGCATTCGTGCCGACATGGGGCAAGATCTCGGATATCTTTGGTCGCAAGCctgttcttcttgctgcAGCTGTCATCTTCTGGATTGGATCTCTGCTGTGTGCCGTTAGCAATGGCATGCCAATGCTCATCGCTTCGCGTGCCATTCAAGGCATTGGTGGAGGTGGTCTCATCGTTCTACCGAATATCGCCATTAGCGACCTTTTCTCTATGCGAAACCGTGGAATGTACTTTGGTATTTTGGGTATGGTTTGGGCTTTAGCATCTGCGGTTGGCCCTATTCTCGGTGGTGTATTCACAAGCCAGGTCACCTGGCGATGGTGTTTCTACATCAACCTTCCCATCTCAGCCGTTGCCATCGTTATCCTTGTCTTCGTCCTGAAGCTCCACAACCCACGAACACCGGTGAAAGAGGGTCTATTGGCGTTGGACTGGCCTGGCAGTATTCTCATCATTGGCGGTACCATTATGTGGTTGCTCggacttgagcttggtggTGTTTCTTTCCCCTGGGACTCCGCAACGACGATTTGTCTCATCGTCTTTGGCATCTTTGTCGTTGGTCTGTTCCTCGTATACGAGTGGAAAGTCGCCAAGTTTCCCGTTCTCCCTATTCGCCTCTTTCACACGCAAAACAGTGTTGCATCTTATGGAGTTGGTTTCACTCACGCATTTGTCTTCATGTCAGGCAGTTACTGGCTTCCACTCTACTACCAGGGAGTCCTCGGCGCATCTTCGTTGCTCTCTGGTGTTTATCTGCTTCCATATGTGCTCTCCCTGTCGTTTGTGTCGGCTGGGGCTGGAATCTACATCAAGAAGACAGGCAATTACAAGCTCGTTATCGTTTTGGGCTTGATCATTACTGTCATTGGCTTcggtctcttcatcaaccttgaaCCGCGCGCCAACTGGGCGAAGATCATCATTTTCCAGATCGTCGCCGGAATCGGTATTGGTCCTAACTTCCAGGCTCCTCTGATTGCACTCCAGACGAATGTTGAGCCTCGAGATATTGGTTCTGCAACCTCatgcttctccttcatccgTCAATTGGGCACATCAATCTCCGTTGTGGTAGGAGGTGTCATTTTCAACAACAAGATGGAGAGCCAGTATCCCAGACTGAAGGAAGAACTCGGTTCCGAACTCGCAGACAGACTCTCCGGTTCCAATGCAGCAGGCAGCGTCGAGCTCGTTGGCTCCCTGACAGGCCACGATGGCAAGGTTGCCAAGACAGCATTCTGGAAGAGTCTGCAAACAATGTACATCGTCTATGCATGCTTTGCAGGCCTGTCGCTCATCATCAGTCTGATGATCAAGCAAGTCAACCTCAGTAAGGAGCATAAGGAGCACAAGACAGGTCTCAAATCACTGAAGCGAcgcgatgatgagaaggaggaggtcGATGCCGCAGAGGGTGTCACGACAGGTAACGAAAAGACGACGGACAACTGA